Proteins encoded in a region of the Streptomyces sp. NBC_00258 genome:
- a CDS encoding XRE family transcriptional regulator, producing MTKARDRWRAEQRQAALDRVITALTASLPDLDRAQAGQAVAEAHAAKGIPLRDLDQHLADHPKALTSGEAHCPPVVVRLAKVLHTAGHTTVVRPACTDCGRSNLELPRLGPNGRLCINCSARSSKGTCDRCGRTDTRLAARRAEGLICYSCYRVDADVIEECAACGQLRMPVTRRPDNSPLCVSCWEAPQHTCVSCGTVGPAKSKCSGGPLCASCHHRQQKPVRECGRCGQVRPIARRATRSRPDICEDCHSGPAMTCSVCVRVRPCHRGTDGAWTCRSCRPGATRECCRCGRTRRVHTRWPIGPVCSTCYTVVLDAPATCTGCGRHQPLIGVAEDGTGICGACSGTAFDYTCRTCGLGGRTYADAQCARCVLTDRLQQLLAGPAGNIPAPLQSLRDTLALAERPRGILHWLKHSPNAALFATLAASGEPITHQRLDQLPLSRHLHYVRHTLVHLGALPERDEELDRIPAWLDTVLADRPAGHIQLVRPYAHWHLLRRARRRAAQRRRPAEPGSFLRTRVLVALEFLAWLDEHGLDLGGLRHDHLDRWLDAGNTRTYAIRYFLSWTAGRGLTGKLTVPSIPRQQPSRLMDEDGRWQLLKRCLTDSTMALDTRAAGALILLFGLHASHVRHLTATQLTSRDGNSYLTVDRHPVLLPPRLARILHQLAEAPHTRAALTRTTRGEPWLFPGLVPGRPTSQTGLSSKLLAHGIDTRPARSAALVALFGDLPAPVLASILGLHPNTAVRWAGFAKTSWASYLAARAADLQMERNTAPQE from the coding sequence ATGACCAAGGCTCGCGACCGGTGGCGAGCCGAACAGCGACAGGCCGCCCTGGATCGCGTGATCACCGCGCTCACCGCCTCGCTGCCCGACCTGGACCGGGCACAGGCAGGCCAGGCCGTCGCCGAGGCACACGCCGCAAAGGGCATCCCGCTCCGCGACCTCGACCAGCACCTCGCCGACCACCCCAAGGCCCTGACCTCCGGCGAAGCCCACTGCCCGCCTGTCGTCGTCCGCCTCGCCAAGGTATTGCACACTGCGGGACACACAACCGTGGTCCGACCGGCCTGCACCGACTGCGGAAGATCCAACCTGGAGCTCCCCCGGCTCGGCCCCAACGGGCGCCTCTGCATCAACTGCTCGGCCCGCAGCAGCAAGGGCACCTGCGACCGGTGCGGTCGAACCGACACCCGGCTCGCCGCCCGCAGGGCTGAGGGCCTCATCTGCTACTCCTGCTATCGCGTCGACGCGGACGTCATCGAGGAATGCGCCGCCTGCGGCCAACTCCGCATGCCGGTCACCCGTCGGCCGGACAACTCCCCGCTCTGCGTCTCCTGCTGGGAAGCTCCCCAACACACCTGCGTGAGCTGCGGCACCGTTGGACCAGCCAAGTCGAAATGCTCGGGCGGGCCGCTCTGCGCGTCCTGCCACCACCGCCAGCAGAAGCCGGTCCGGGAATGCGGCCGCTGCGGACAAGTCCGACCCATCGCTCGTCGGGCCACTCGCTCACGGCCGGACATCTGCGAGGACTGCCACAGTGGGCCGGCCATGACCTGCTCCGTCTGTGTGAGAGTCCGCCCCTGCCACCGCGGGACGGACGGCGCCTGGACCTGCCGGAGCTGCCGCCCGGGGGCCACCCGGGAGTGCTGCCGCTGCGGACGGACTCGCCGAGTCCACACCCGTTGGCCGATCGGCCCGGTCTGCTCGACCTGCTACACCGTCGTGCTCGACGCGCCCGCGACCTGCACCGGCTGCGGCCGCCACCAGCCGCTGATCGGCGTCGCTGAGGACGGCACCGGCATCTGCGGAGCCTGCTCGGGCACCGCCTTCGACTACACCTGCCGCACCTGCGGGCTCGGCGGCAGAACCTACGCCGACGCCCAATGCGCCCGCTGTGTGCTCACCGACCGCCTTCAGCAACTGCTGGCAGGCCCCGCCGGGAACATCCCAGCACCTCTACAGTCGCTGCGAGACACGCTCGCCCTGGCCGAGCGTCCCCGCGGCATCCTGCACTGGCTCAAGCACAGCCCGAACGCCGCCCTCTTCGCCACCCTGGCCGCCTCCGGAGAACCGATCACCCACCAACGGCTCGATCAGCTCCCTCTCAGCCGACACCTGCACTACGTCCGCCACACCCTCGTGCACCTCGGCGCCCTCCCAGAGCGAGACGAGGAACTCGACCGCATCCCCGCCTGGCTGGACACGGTCCTCGCCGACCGCCCCGCCGGCCACATCCAGCTGGTCCGCCCCTACGCGCACTGGCACCTGCTGCGACGAGCTCGACGACGCGCCGCCCAGCGCCGCCGCCCGGCGGAGCCGGGCTCCTTCCTCCGAACCCGGGTCCTAGTGGCCCTGGAGTTCCTCGCCTGGCTAGACGAGCATGGCCTTGACCTGGGCGGACTTCGGCATGACCACCTCGACCGCTGGCTGGACGCAGGCAACACACGCACCTACGCGATCCGATACTTCCTGTCCTGGACCGCTGGCCGCGGCCTCACCGGCAAACTCACGGTCCCTTCCATTCCGCGTCAGCAGCCCAGTCGGCTGATGGACGAAGACGGTCGCTGGCAGCTGCTGAAACGGTGCTTGACCGACTCCACGATGGCTCTGGATACGCGGGCCGCAGGCGCACTGATCCTTCTGTTCGGCCTGCACGCGTCCCACGTCCGGCACCTCACCGCGACCCAGCTCACCAGCCGCGACGGCAATAGCTACCTCACCGTCGACCGGCACCCGGTTCTGCTGCCGCCCCGACTCGCCAGAATTCTCCACCAGCTGGCGGAAGCACCCCACACCCGGGCCGCGCTCACCCGCACCACCCGGGGCGAGCCATGGCTCTTCCCCGGCCTCGTCCCCGGCCGCCCCACCTCTCAGACCGGCCTCAGTTCGAAACTCCTCGCGCACGGCATCGACACCAGGCCGGCCCGAAGCGCGGCCCTGGTCGCGCTCTTCGGTGACCTGCCCGCACCAGTCCTCGCGAGCATCCTCGGCCTCCACCCCAACACCGCAGTCCGCTGGGCAGGGTTCGCCAAGACCTCCTGGGCCAGCTACCTCGCCGCCCGCGCTGCGGACCTTCAGATGGAGAGGAATACGGCACCGCAGGAATAA
- a CDS encoding helix-turn-helix domain-containing protein, whose product MIKKMGYQWHLRQIMATRQMFQTTDLVGPLAERGVALSREQVFRLVTQTPQRLSMDTLAALCDILGCQPGDLIEVRVVNEEIRKTADEAPLRPLPAARRTTIRRPEGL is encoded by the coding sequence GTGATCAAGAAGATGGGCTACCAGTGGCACCTGCGGCAGATCATGGCCACCCGGCAAATGTTCCAGACCACTGACCTGGTCGGCCCGCTCGCAGAGCGAGGCGTCGCCCTGTCCCGGGAGCAGGTATTCCGCCTGGTCACCCAGACCCCGCAACGGCTTTCGATGGACACCCTCGCGGCGCTCTGCGACATCCTTGGCTGCCAGCCCGGTGACCTCATCGAAGTCCGCGTCGTCAACGAGGAGATCCGCAAGACCGCAGACGAAGCACCTCTCCGGCCGCTGCCGGCCGCCCGCCGGACCACGATCCGCCGCCCCGAGGGACTATGA
- a CDS encoding tyrosine-type recombinase/integrase, with protein MDLPGAAHLVLADGVVHLEPEPAVFEAMLDGWARQQRTRFLDEDGTIKPRLSVVRRFAEFTNQYPWQWESAEVEAFIDHLRSRRKKFAVSTGRNYQNALRMFCEYVTDSRYGWPLRCLDRFGQAPAQILHEWNTITHSSEYEGDASRRPLTYDEVQALFDAADARVDEIRARRRKGSLAALRDAILLKTVYAYGLRRQEACGLDLADLRRNPKMSQYGRFGGLFVRYGKASKGGPPKRRTVLTVPELDWIADLLDQYLDEVRPAFTPGKHPALWITERRGRMSARRLDEAFETARKAADLPEELDLHGLRHSYVTHLVEFGYPERFVQDQVGHAYASTTAIYTGVSDDYRNRLLQRMLKERHAELWEDDET; from the coding sequence GTGGATCTGCCAGGGGCCGCGCACTTGGTGCTGGCCGACGGGGTTGTGCATCTGGAACCGGAGCCGGCCGTCTTCGAGGCGATGCTGGACGGCTGGGCCCGGCAGCAGAGGACCCGTTTCCTGGACGAAGACGGGACGATCAAGCCGCGGCTGTCAGTGGTGCGGAGGTTCGCCGAGTTCACCAACCAGTACCCCTGGCAGTGGGAGTCCGCCGAGGTTGAGGCGTTCATCGACCACCTGAGGTCGCGGCGGAAGAAGTTTGCTGTCTCCACCGGCCGGAACTACCAGAACGCCCTGCGGATGTTCTGCGAGTACGTCACTGATTCACGCTACGGATGGCCGCTGCGCTGCCTGGACCGGTTCGGTCAGGCACCCGCACAAATCCTGCATGAGTGGAACACGATTACCCACAGCAGTGAGTACGAGGGCGATGCCAGCCGACGCCCACTGACCTACGACGAGGTCCAGGCCCTGTTCGATGCGGCCGATGCACGGGTCGACGAGATCCGGGCCCGGCGCCGCAAGGGATCCCTCGCCGCCCTTCGGGACGCCATCCTCCTCAAGACCGTCTACGCCTACGGACTGCGCCGCCAGGAAGCTTGCGGTCTCGACCTGGCAGACCTGCGGCGGAACCCGAAGATGTCGCAGTACGGCCGGTTCGGCGGCCTGTTCGTCCGTTATGGGAAGGCGTCCAAGGGCGGCCCGCCCAAACGACGCACCGTCTTGACCGTCCCCGAACTGGACTGGATCGCCGACCTCCTCGACCAGTACTTGGACGAGGTCCGCCCGGCCTTCACCCCGGGAAAACACCCCGCGCTCTGGATCACCGAACGCCGCGGCCGGATGTCCGCCCGCCGCCTGGACGAAGCCTTCGAGACCGCCCGCAAGGCGGCGGACCTGCCCGAAGAACTTGACTTGCACGGACTCCGGCACAGCTACGTCACGCACCTCGTCGAGTTCGGCTACCCCGAGCGGTTCGTCCAAGACCAGGTCGGCCATGCCTACGCCAGCACCACCGCGATCTACACCGGCGTCTCGGACGACTACCGCAACCGGCTGCTCCAGCGGATGTTGAAGGAACGGCACGCCGAGCTCTGGGAGGACGACGAGACGTGA
- a CDS encoding vitamin B12-dependent ribonucleotide reductase gives MTETASGPARSSRAKGTKANKGLRIERIHTTPGVHPYDEVEWASRDVVMTNWRDGSVNFEQRGVEFPAEWAVNAVNIVTSKYFRGAVGTPQREVSLKQLIDRIVKTYRKAGEDNKYFASPADAEIFEHELAYALLHQIFSFNSPVWFNVGTPQPQQVSACFILAVDDSMESILDWYKEEGMIFKGGSGAGLNLSRIRSSKELLSSGGNASGPVSFMRGADASAGTIKSGGATRRAAKMVILDVDHPDIEGFIETKVKEEEKIRALRDAGFDMDLGGDDITSVQYQNANNSVRVNDEFMKAVENGDKFGLRARMTGEVIEEVDAKELFRKMAEAAWACADPGIQYDDTINAWHTCPESGRINGSNPCSEYMHLDNTSCNLASLNLMKFLKDDGLGHQSFEVERFSQVVELVITAMDISICFADFPTQKIGENTRAFRQLGIGYANLGALLMATGHAYDSDGGRSLAGAITSLMTGTSYKRSAELAAVVGPYDGYARNAQPHQRVMKQHSDANAVAVRVDDLDSPVWAAATEAWQDVLRLGEKNGFRNAQASVIAPTGTIGLAMSCDTTGLEPDLALVKFKKLVGGGSMQIVNGTVPQALRRLGYQEEQIEAIVAHIADHGNVVDAPGLKHEHYEVFDCAMGERSISAMGHVRMMAAIQPWISGALSKTVNLPETATVEDVEEVYFEAWKMGVKALAIYRDNCKVGQPLSAKTKDKEKAEVTAKAEETIRTAVEKVVEYRPVRKRLPKGRPGITTSFTVGGAEGYMTANSYPDDGLGEVFLKMSKQGSTLAGMMDAFSIAVSVGLQYGVPLETYVSKFTNMRFEPAGMTDDPDVRMAQSIVDYIFRRLALDFLPFETRSALGIHSADERQRHLETGSYEPTDDELDVEGLAQSAPRAQELKAVATPKAEVEAAKPAPQQAHTSAELVEMQLGIQADAPLCFSCGTKMQRAGSCYICEGCGSTSGCS, from the coding sequence ATGACAGAGACGGCGAGCGGTCCGGCACGGAGTTCCCGAGCCAAGGGGACGAAGGCGAACAAGGGACTGCGCATCGAGCGGATCCACACGACCCCGGGTGTGCACCCGTACGACGAGGTCGAGTGGGCGAGCCGTGACGTCGTCATGACCAACTGGCGCGACGGCTCGGTCAATTTCGAGCAGCGTGGCGTCGAGTTCCCCGCCGAGTGGGCGGTGAACGCGGTCAACATCGTCACCAGTAAGTACTTCCGCGGCGCTGTGGGTACCCCGCAGCGTGAGGTGAGCCTCAAGCAGCTCATCGACCGCATCGTGAAGACGTACCGGAAGGCCGGCGAGGACAACAAGTACTTCGCCTCGCCCGCCGACGCCGAGATCTTCGAGCACGAGTTGGCCTACGCCCTCCTGCACCAGATCTTCAGCTTCAACAGCCCGGTGTGGTTCAACGTCGGCACGCCCCAGCCCCAGCAGGTCTCCGCCTGCTTCATCCTGGCCGTCGACGACTCCATGGAGTCGATCCTCGACTGGTACAAGGAAGAGGGCATGATCTTCAAGGGCGGCTCGGGCGCCGGCCTGAACCTCTCCCGGATCCGTTCCTCCAAGGAACTGCTCTCCTCGGGCGGCAACGCCTCGGGTCCCGTCTCCTTCATGCGCGGTGCCGACGCCTCCGCAGGAACGATCAAGTCGGGCGGCGCCACCCGCCGCGCGGCCAAGATGGTCATCCTCGACGTCGACCACCCCGACATCGAGGGCTTCATCGAGACCAAGGTGAAGGAAGAGGAGAAGATCCGCGCCCTGCGTGACGCGGGCTTCGACATGGACCTGGGCGGCGACGACATCACGTCCGTCCAGTACCAGAACGCCAACAACTCGGTCCGCGTGAACGACGAGTTCATGAAGGCCGTGGAGAACGGCGACAAGTTCGGCCTGCGCGCCCGCATGACCGGTGAGGTCATCGAGGAGGTCGACGCCAAGGAGCTCTTCCGCAAGATGGCCGAGGCGGCCTGGGCCTGTGCCGACCCCGGCATCCAGTACGACGACACCATCAACGCCTGGCACACGTGCCCGGAGTCCGGCCGGATCAACGGCTCGAACCCGTGCAGCGAGTACATGCACCTGGACAACACGTCCTGCAACCTCGCCTCGCTGAACCTGATGAAGTTCCTGAAGGACGACGGCCTCGGCCACCAGTCCTTCGAGGTCGAGCGCTTCTCGCAGGTCGTCGAGCTGGTCATCACCGCGATGGACATCTCCATCTGCTTCGCTGACTTCCCGACGCAGAAGATCGGCGAGAACACCCGCGCCTTCCGCCAGTTGGGCATCGGCTACGCCAACCTCGGCGCCCTCCTGATGGCGACCGGCCACGCGTACGACTCCGACGGCGGCCGCTCCCTCGCCGGCGCCATCACCTCGCTGATGACCGGCACCTCGTACAAGCGCTCCGCCGAACTCGCCGCGGTCGTCGGCCCGTACGACGGCTACGCCCGCAACGCGCAGCCGCACCAGCGCGTCATGAAGCAGCACTCCGACGCCAACGCCGTGGCCGTGCGCGTGGACGACCTGGACTCGCCGGTCTGGGCCGCCGCCACGGAGGCCTGGCAGGACGTGCTGCGCCTCGGTGAGAAGAACGGATTCCGCAACGCGCAGGCCTCGGTCATCGCCCCGACCGGCACCATCGGTCTCGCGATGTCCTGCGACACCACCGGTCTTGAGCCCGACCTCGCGCTGGTCAAGTTCAAGAAGCTGGTCGGCGGCGGCTCGATGCAGATCGTCAACGGCACCGTCCCGCAGGCCCTGCGCCGCCTGGGTTACCAGGAGGAGCAGATCGAGGCGATCGTCGCCCACATCGCCGATCACGGCAATGTCGTCGACGCCCCGGGTCTCAAGCACGAGCACTACGAGGTCTTCGACTGCGCCATGGGCGAGCGCTCCATCTCCGCGATGGGCCACGTCCGCATGATGGCCGCGATCCAGCCGTGGATCTCCGGCGCGCTCTCCAAGACGGTCAACCTGCCGGAGACGGCGACCGTCGAGGACGTCGAAGAGGTCTACTTCGAGGCGTGGAAGATGGGCGTCAAGGCGCTCGCGATCTACCGCGACAACTGCAAGGTCGGCCAGCCCCTCTCGGCGAAGACCAAGGACAAGGAGAAGGCCGAGGTCACCGCCAAGGCCGAGGAGACCATCCGTACCGCGGTCGAGAAGGTCGTCGAGTACCGCCCGGTCCGCAAGCGCCTCCCCAAGGGACGTCCCGGCATCACCACCTCCTTCACGGTGGGCGGCGCCGAGGGCTACATGACCGCCAACTCCTACCCGGACGACGGTCTCGGCGAGGTCTTCCTGAAGATGTCCAAGCAGGGCTCCACCCTCGCGGGCATGATGGACGCCTTCTCGATCGCCGTCTCCGTGGGCCTGCAGTACGGCGTGCCCCTGGAGACGTACGTCTCGAAGTTCACCAACATGCGCTTCGAGCCGGCCGGTATGACGGACGACCCGGACGTGCGGATGGCGCAGTCGATCGTCGACTACATCTTCCGCCGCCTGGCGCTCGACTTCCTGCCCTTCGAGACGCGCTCCGCGCTCGGCATCCACTCCGCCGACGAGCGTCAGCGCCACCTGGAGACGGGCTCGTACGAGCCGACCGACGACGAGCTGGACGTCGAGGGTCTCGCCCAGTCCGCGCCCCGCGCGCAGGAGCTGAAGGCCGTCGCCACGCCGAAGGCCGAGGTCGAGGCCGCCAAGCCCGCCCCGCAGCAGGCCCACACCAGCGCCGAGCTGGTGGAGATGCAGCTGGGCATCCAGGCGGACGCCCCCCTGTGCTTCTCCTGCGGCACGAAGATGCAGCGGGCCGGTTCCTGCTACATCTGCGAGGGCTGCGGCTCGACCAGCGGCTGCAGCTGA
- the nrdR gene encoding transcriptional regulator NrdR codes for MHCPFCRHPDSRVVDSRTTDDGTSIRRRRQCPDCSRRFTTVETCSLMVVKRSGVTEPFSRTKVINGVRKACQGRPVTEDALAQLGQRVEEAVRATGSAELTTHDVGLAILGPLQELDLVAYLRFASVYRAFDSLEDFEAAITELREETQPPAAVDEDAGEGCQGIDRGSGGTVEVPVPASAAD; via the coding sequence ATGCACTGCCCCTTCTGCAGGCACCCCGACAGCCGTGTCGTCGACAGCCGTACGACGGACGACGGTACGTCGATCCGCAGGCGCCGCCAGTGTCCGGACTGCTCCCGTCGTTTCACGACCGTGGAGACGTGCTCGCTCATGGTGGTCAAGCGGTCCGGAGTCACCGAGCCCTTCAGTCGTACCAAGGTCATCAACGGCGTGCGCAAGGCGTGCCAGGGAAGGCCTGTCACGGAGGACGCGCTCGCTCAGCTCGGCCAGCGGGTCGAGGAGGCGGTGCGTGCCACCGGAAGCGCCGAACTGACCACCCACGACGTGGGACTGGCCATACTCGGCCCCTTGCAGGAGCTCGACCTCGTCGCCTATCTGCGCTTCGCGTCCGTGTACCGGGCGTTCGACTCGCTGGAGGACTTCGAGGCCGCCATCACTGAACTCAGGGAAGAGACGCAGCCCCCCGCCGCGGTCGACGAAGACGCGGGCGAGGGATGCCAGGGAATCGACCGCGGGTCCGGGGGGACTGTCGAAGTCCCCGTGCCCGCCAGCGCCGCCGACTGA
- the lexA gene encoding transcriptional repressor LexA — MTTTADSATITAQDRSQGRFEPVHAMNEVNQEGPKPTRSLPGRPPGIRADSSGLTDRQRRVIEVIRDSVQRRGYPPSMREIGQAVGLSSTSSVAHQLMALERKGFLRRDPHRPRAYEVRGSDQSTAQPTDTAGKPAASYVPLVGRIAAGGPILAEESVEDVFPLPRQLVGDGELFVLKVVGDSMIEAAICDGDWVTVRRQPVAENGDIVAAMLDGEATVKRFKREDGHVWLLPHNSAYQPIPGDEATILGKVVAVLRRI, encoded by the coding sequence GTGACCACCACCGCAGACAGTGCCACCATCACTGCCCAGGACCGCTCCCAGGGCCGATTTGAGCCGGTGCATGCCATGAATGAAGTGAACCAGGAGGGGCCCAAGCCCACACGCTCCCTGCCGGGCCGACCTCCAGGTATCCGGGCGGACAGCTCCGGACTCACCGACCGGCAGCGCCGGGTGATCGAGGTCATCAGGGACTCCGTGCAACGGCGCGGATACCCGCCGTCGATGCGGGAGATCGGACAGGCCGTCGGCCTGTCCAGCACCTCCTCGGTCGCACACCAGCTGATGGCACTGGAGCGCAAGGGCTTCCTGCGCCGCGACCCGCACCGACCGCGGGCCTACGAGGTCCGGGGGTCCGACCAGTCCACCGCGCAGCCCACCGACACGGCGGGCAAACCGGCCGCGTCGTACGTCCCACTGGTCGGCCGCATCGCCGCCGGTGGCCCGATCCTCGCCGAGGAGTCGGTCGAGGACGTGTTCCCGCTGCCCCGGCAGCTGGTGGGTGACGGCGAGTTGTTCGTCCTGAAGGTCGTCGGAGACTCGATGATCGAGGCCGCGATCTGTGACGGAGACTGGGTGACGGTCCGCCGCCAGCCGGTCGCGGAGAACGGCGACATCGTGGCGGCCATGCTGGACGGCGAGGCCACGGTCAAGCGCTTCAAGCGCGAGGACGGCCACGTGTGGCTGCTCCCGCACAACTCCGCGTACCAGCCGATCCCCGGCGACGAGGCGACCATCCTCGGCAAGGTCGTGGCGGTGCTGCGGCGGATCTGA
- a CDS encoding ATP-dependent DNA helicase: MTEPSLPELLHAAVTAVGGTERPGQVTMAEAVEQAIDDGSHLLVQAGTGTGKSLGYLVPALAHGERVVVATATLALQRQLVERDLPRTVDALHPLLRRRPEFAMLKGRSNYMCLHRLHEGVPQDEEEGLFDQFEAAAPTSKLGQDLLRMRDWADETETGDRDDLTPGVSDRAWSQISVSSRECLGASKCAYGAECFAEMARERAKLAEVVVTNHALLAIDAIEGAPVLPQHEVLIVDEAHELVSRVTGVATGELTPGQVNRAVRRVSKLVNEKAADQLQTAAEGFERLMELALPGRLEEVPEDLGYALMALRDAARTVISAIGATRDKSVGDEDAVRKQALASVESVHDVAERITNGSEWDVVWYERHDRFGASLRVAPMSVSGLLREKLFTDRSVVLASATLKLGGDFNGVGASLGLAPEGIEGEDIPPWKGIDVGSPFDYGKQGILYVAKHLARPARDSDRGDMLDELTELIQAAGGRTLGLFSSMRAAQLAAEELRSRIPEFPILLQGEETLGELIKNFAADPKTCLFGTLSLWQGVDVPGASCQLVVMDKIPFPRPDDPLMSARQKAVEDAGGNGFMAVAATHAALLMAQGAGRLVRATGDRGVVAVLDQRLATARYGSYLKASLPDFWFTTDRNQVRRSLAAIDEVAKKAEQNTEEATAEEA, encoded by the coding sequence ATGACAGAGCCCTCACTCCCCGAACTCCTGCATGCCGCCGTCACAGCCGTCGGCGGTACGGAGCGCCCTGGCCAGGTGACCATGGCCGAAGCCGTCGAGCAGGCCATCGACGACGGCTCCCATCTGCTGGTCCAGGCCGGCACGGGCACCGGAAAGTCGCTCGGCTACCTCGTGCCCGCGCTCGCGCACGGTGAGCGGGTCGTCGTGGCGACGGCCACCCTCGCGCTCCAGCGGCAGCTCGTGGAGCGGGACCTGCCGCGCACGGTGGACGCGCTGCATCCGCTGCTGCGCCGCCGCCCCGAGTTCGCGATGCTCAAGGGCCGATCCAACTACATGTGCCTGCACCGCCTCCATGAAGGCGTCCCGCAGGACGAGGAGGAGGGCCTCTTCGACCAGTTCGAGGCGGCCGCGCCCACCAGCAAGCTGGGCCAGGACCTGCTGCGGATGCGGGACTGGGCGGACGAGACCGAGACGGGCGACCGCGACGACCTCACCCCCGGTGTCTCGGACCGTGCCTGGTCACAGATCTCGGTGTCCTCCAGGGAGTGCCTCGGCGCCTCCAAGTGCGCCTATGGAGCGGAGTGCTTCGCCGAGATGGCCCGCGAGCGCGCCAAGCTCGCCGAGGTCGTCGTCACCAACCACGCCCTCCTCGCGATCGATGCCATCGAAGGCGCCCCGGTCCTCCCGCAGCACGAGGTGCTGATCGTGGACGAGGCGCACGAGCTGGTCTCCCGCGTCACCGGAGTCGCGACCGGCGAGCTCACCCCGGGCCAGGTCAACCGCGCCGTGCGCCGCGTCTCGAAGCTCGTGAACGAGAAGGCGGCCGACCAGCTCCAGACAGCCGCCGAGGGCTTCGAGCGCCTGATGGAGCTCGCTCTGCCCGGCCGCCTGGAAGAGGTCCCCGAGGATCTCGGCTACGCGCTGATGGCCCTGCGGGACGCCGCGCGTACGGTCATCTCGGCGATCGGCGCGACCCGCGACAAGTCCGTCGGCGACGAGGACGCGGTCCGCAAACAGGCCCTCGCCTCCGTGGAGTCGGTCCACGACGTGGCGGAGCGGATCACGAACGGCTCGGAGTGGGACGTCGTCTGGTACGAGCGCCACGACCGCTTCGGCGCCTCCCTGCGGGTCGCCCCGATGTCCGTGTCGGGCCTGCTGCGCGAGAAGCTCTTCACGGACCGCTCCGTCGTCCTGGCCTCGGCCACGCTCAAGCTCGGCGGCGACTTCAACGGCGTGGGTGCCTCACTGGGCCTGGCCCCGGAAGGCATCGAGGGCGAGGACATCCCGCCCTGGAAGGGCATCGACGTCGGTTCGCCCTTCGACTACGGCAAGCAGGGCATCCTGTACGTCGCGAAGCACCTCGCGCGGCCCGCGCGTGACAGCGACCGCGGGGACATGCTCGACGAACTCACCGAGCTGATCCAGGCCGCCGGCGGCCGCACGCTCGGCCTGTTCTCCTCGATGCGGGCAGCCCAGCTCGCCGCGGAGGAACTGCGCTCCCGCATCCCGGAGTTCCCCATCCTGCTCCAGGGTGAGGAGACCCTCGGCGAGCTGATCAAGAACTTCGCGGCGGACCCGAAGACCTGCCTCTTCGGCACGCTCTCGCTCTGGCAGGGCGTGGACGTCCCGGGCGCCAGCTGCCAGCTGGTCGTCATGGACAAGATCCCCTTCCCCCGCCCCGACGACCCGCTGATGAGCGCCCGCCAGAAGGCGGTCGAGGACGCCGGGGGCAACGGCTTCATGGCGGTCGCGGCCACCCACGCGGCCCTGTTGATGGCCCAGGGCGCCGGCCGTCTCGTACGGGCGACGGGGGACCGCGGTGTGGTCGCCGTGCTGGACCAGCGGCTCGCCACGGCGCGCTACGGCAGCTATCTGAAGGCGTCACTGCCCGACTTCTGGTTCACGACGGACCGTAATCAGGTGCGCAGGTCGCTGGCCGCCATCGACGAGGTGGCGAAGAAGGCGGAACAGAACACCGAAGAGGCGACGGCGGAAGAGGCATAG